One part of the Lytechinus pictus isolate F3 Inbred chromosome 3, Lp3.0, whole genome shotgun sequence genome encodes these proteins:
- the LOC129256244 gene encoding heparan sulfate glucosamine 3-O-sulfotransferase 1-like yields MISRRVRRDYRRRITLQIWKMGRFGQISRSQAGLAPVLAAIILIATWLILTRIAWIHFGDSEDDLEGKQRESEDKRQDSISDWKRKQKGTITQSEAWDMYKVGCYTYMASGEIDLLTNHKALRALECKQRLPQALVIGVRGCDSFILTKILGLHPSVISHSESHLEPSIDLDSQISKWRRKQPFSSRFQMTVEHSPAYADDHDLLEGAIQQAASGIKVVIVIRDPVARIISEIASTHRGVLNLTLHSMQPTVFQNPNETISNEEMIPYNHQDNSVTVENTLIDRYNRVNADSSLIQAGVYYHTIKKLQTLFDGNGNYLVIDRDDFVHQPLQTLARLETFLGIKQFFRNEHFEFHDQDGRYCVNVERRPDTHCVYEMSQRHLPIVDENIIEKLKQYYDEYDLKLAGLLQRNFSWMQ; encoded by the coding sequence ATGATCTCGCGAAGAGTAAGGAGGGATTACCGTCGCCGAATCACCCTCCAAATCTGGAAAATGGGACGCTTTGGACAGATTAGTCGGTCACAGGCGGGATTGGCGCCAGTGCTTGCGGCGATCATTCTGATAGCGACCTGGTTAATACTGACTCGTATCGCCTGGATACACTTTGGAGATTCAGAAGATGACTTGGAGGGAAAACAGAGAGAGAGTGAGGATAAAAGACAGGATTCGATATCAGATTGGAAGAGGAAACAGAAGGGTACTATTACACAGTCTGAAGCGTGGGATATGTACAAAGTAGGATGTTATACATACATGGCGAGCGGTGAGATTGACCTGCTAACGAATCATAAAGCATTGCGTGCTTTGGAATGCAAACAAAGGTTACCCCAGGCACTTGTCATTGGGGTCAGAGGTTGTGATTCGTTTATTCTTACTAAAATACTGGGACTTCATCCATCCGTAATTTCGCATTCGGAGTCACACCTCGAGCCGAGCATTGACTTGGATAGTCAGATTTCTAAGTGGAGGCGTAAGCAGCCATTCTCATCACGATTTCAAATGACAGTCGAGCATTCTCCCGCGTACGCCGATGATCACGATCTATTAGAGGGCGCAATTCAACAAGCAGCTTCTGGGATCAAGGTGGTGATCGTGATTCGAGACCCAGTCGCTAGAATAATATCAGAAATTGCTAGTACACATAGAGGTGTTTTAAACCTCACTCTGCATTCCATGCAGCCCACTGTCTTCCAGAATCCAAATGAAACAATATCTAATGAAGAAATGATTCCCTATAATCACCAGGATAATTCAGTGACTGTTGAAAACACCTTGATAGATCGCTATAACCGAGTAAATGCTGACTCCTCGTTAATCCAAGCAGGAGTCTACTATCATACCATCAAGAAACTGCAAACACTTTTTGATGGTAACGGAAATTATCTAGTCATTGACAGAGACGACTTCGTACATCAACCTCTTCAGACTTTAGCAAGATTAGAAACGTTTCTCGGCATTAAACAATTCTTCCgcaatgaacattttgaattCCATGACCAAGATGGGCGTTATTGTGTGAACGTTGAGAGGAGACCCGATACACACTGTGTTTACGAAATGTCACAGCGCCATCTCCCGATTgtagatgaaaatataattgaaaaacTGAAGCAGTATTATGACGAGTATGACCTGAAACTGGCAGGTCTGCTCCAACGTAATTTTTCTTGGATGCAATAA